A window from Chitinophaga filiformis encodes these proteins:
- a CDS encoding RNA polymerase sigma factor, protein MDITELHNERELLGQVAAGDEPAFRTILRFYHPRVFSHALTFTKSYPEAEEITQDIFLRIWQQREKLPEIENFRNYLFILGRNQIISAMRRQVIKTDAAAEDPMEDMLIPDRQYQYKETYALILKAVDKLPPRQREVFTMSRLEHLSHEQIAQKLNISKAAVNWHIVQALNTLRAYLANYPEVLIFLIAIAPMY, encoded by the coding sequence TTGGATATTACGGAATTACATAATGAACGTGAACTATTAGGGCAGGTCGCAGCAGGTGATGAACCTGCATTCCGTACTATTCTCCGCTTCTATCACCCCAGGGTGTTCTCCCATGCCCTGACCTTCACTAAATCTTATCCTGAAGCAGAAGAGATCACCCAGGACATCTTCCTGCGCATCTGGCAGCAAAGGGAAAAACTACCGGAGATCGAAAACTTCCGGAACTACCTCTTTATACTGGGCCGTAACCAGATCATTTCTGCCATGCGCAGGCAGGTCATAAAAACGGACGCGGCTGCTGAAGACCCGATGGAAGATATGCTGATCCCCGATCGGCAATACCAGTACAAGGAAACCTATGCGCTTATCCTGAAGGCGGTCGACAAGCTGCCTCCACGTCAGCGGGAGGTCTTTACCATGAGCAGGCTGGAACACCTGAGCCATGAACAGATAGCGCAAAAGCTAAATATCTCAAAAGCAGCGGTGAACTGGCATATTGTGCAGGCCCTGAATACCCTGAGGGCCTACCTGGCCAATTATCCCGAAGTGCTTATTTTCCTGATAGCTATCGCCCCAATGTATTAA
- a CDS encoding FecR family protein, with translation MDQNVFTSLLDKYIDGSISTAEKAQFARLMEQPENRELLEHALQDAMLTDKYLFPVPVAQTDHFIEQLTAKRHELPPAPVKPIYIYRRWAAAAAVLLLLGTGAYFWYRHTPASRPLTSNTTVRPLHDATPGVTGAVLTLNDGSEVVLDSTGNGVIANQNGTKVLLSKGQLDYRSGTPSAGISYNTMTTPRGRQFKLVLPDGTKVWLNAASSLKYPTAFTGNERKVEITGEAYLEVAQDADKPFILSAANNVTVKVLGTSFNINAYSDEAAVHTTLVSGSVQVATENNNAAVTLQAGKQAILQKRTGKLTIQPADEEQVLAWKNGYFYFDRADIQTIMRQVSRWYDVEVEYQEIPDKKFSGTIPRNVNASQVFKILELTGNVHFTIAGNKVIVRS, from the coding sequence ATGGATCAAAACGTATTTACTTCATTACTGGACAAGTATATCGACGGCAGCATCAGCACAGCCGAAAAAGCACAATTTGCCCGTTTGATGGAGCAACCGGAAAACCGGGAGCTGCTGGAGCATGCCCTGCAGGATGCTATGCTGACCGACAAATACCTGTTCCCTGTACCTGTGGCCCAGACAGATCATTTTATAGAACAGTTGACAGCAAAACGCCATGAGCTGCCACCTGCACCTGTTAAACCTATATACATATACCGCCGCTGGGCTGCCGCCGCAGCTGTGCTCCTTTTACTGGGAACAGGCGCATACTTCTGGTACAGGCATACGCCTGCTTCACGCCCGCTTACATCCAACACTACTGTGAGGCCACTACACGATGCCACACCGGGTGTAACAGGCGCCGTGCTTACGCTGAACGATGGCTCGGAGGTGGTACTCGACAGCACCGGCAATGGCGTCATTGCCAATCAGAACGGTACGAAAGTGCTGCTCAGCAAGGGACAACTGGATTACAGATCCGGTACTCCCTCAGCCGGCATCTCCTACAATACCATGACCACTCCCCGCGGACGCCAGTTTAAACTGGTACTGCCCGATGGCACCAAAGTATGGCTCAATGCCGCCTCTTCCCTGAAGTATCCAACCGCATTCACGGGAAATGAAAGGAAAGTGGAGATCACCGGGGAAGCCTACCTGGAAGTAGCACAGGATGCTGATAAACCCTTTATCCTGTCTGCCGCCAACAATGTGACCGTAAAAGTATTGGGCACCAGTTTCAATATCAACGCCTATTCCGACGAAGCAGCGGTACATACCACGCTGGTATCAGGCAGTGTACAGGTAGCTACTGAAAACAACAACGCTGCTGTTACCCTGCAAGCAGGTAAACAGGCTATCCTGCAGAAACGAACAGGAAAATTAACGATACAGCCAGCCGACGAAGAGCAGGTGCTGGCATGGAAGAATGGCTATTTCTATTTTGACAGGGCCGATATTCAAACTATCATGCGCCAGGTATCTCGCTGGTATGATGTAGAAGTGGAATACCAGGAAATACCGGATAAAAAATTCAGCGGTACTATACCGAGAAATGTCAATGCTTCACAGGTATTCAAGATACTGGAGCTTACCGGTAACGTACATTTTACAATAGCGGGCAATAAAGTAATCGTAAGATCATAA
- a CDS encoding SusC/RagA family TonB-linked outer membrane protein, whose amino-acid sequence MKLSFILMLACTLHVCAAVNAQTVTLHGKNISLEKAFSDIRKQTGMNFFYTAEDLDRAGKVDADINNLQLRDALSLLLKDKALTFSIVDGVVIIKKKEAVKAPETPLPPGDITGKVTNEKGEPIPGATVMVLGTKNGTLTNSSGVFTLRTGNQDVTLMVTAIGFKRQAVKVKGDNALQIVLEQEATKLDDVVISTGLFNRRKESFTGAVATFSSEQLKTVSNQNVLKALAILDPSFQIVENLNAGSNPNQLPDIQMRGQTGFPDLKGDYTTNPNLPLFILDGFQTTLEKVNDLNMNLVQSITLLKDASAKAIYGSKAGNGVVVIETKPPTAGKLRLSYNGSMDITAPDLSSYKLTNSMQKIDAEVLSGKYSSADPATQAQLLRDYSTNLQAALEGVNTYWLSQPLRNGIGQRHAVTLDGGDDALRYSASLNYNNVAGVMKGSDRNTISGIINLIYRKKNFQFRNSLTIDRNRSDNSPYGSFTRTAMLNPYWRITDSNGNYIKTYNNGAAGNPLYDATLNSKDFTTYTNIIENFYTDWDVARNLRLTARVGIQAQKNDLEQFTPANHSSYANVLPGTDAYLDRGEYSIRNGKMNSLNADLLANYSFRLNKHHFFLNGAYSVTQDVTTANGMTMVGFPNDKIDDISFGYRYKPGTKALGTENTSRSIALTSALNYSYDDRLLLDLSYRGNASSQFGADSRWGLFWSAGAGWNLHREKFMQSLRFINVLKLRGSVGTTGTQNFNSYQSLATYNYITDRTYNGDMGLDLAALPNPHLQWQQVQDNNIGADITLFNSLSLRFDYYIRDTKNLLSDMIVAPSAGFDTYKENIGESRNKGFQLGASLRVFSRSETRTSVNVFANIAQNTNRIRKVSNSLVQLNKEADEGKGDVTTGNNDSRKPATRFEPGQSMTAIWVVPSLGIDPANGKEIFMKKDGSLTYIWSARDYIVGGDSNPEYQGSFGVNVQHSGLSANFAFTFRTGGQQYNTTLVNRVENADFNYNVDIRAVEQRWKQPGDRTLFKDIADKTDTRPSSRFVQNLHELLFSSVSLGYDFSRVNWLRTANISRVYLALNMNDLARISSVKTERGLDYPFARTISTSLQITF is encoded by the coding sequence ATGAAATTGTCCTTTATACTTATGCTGGCTTGTACGCTGCACGTCTGTGCAGCCGTCAATGCGCAGACCGTCACATTACACGGAAAAAATATCAGCCTGGAAAAGGCCTTTTCCGACATCCGTAAACAGACGGGCATGAACTTCTTCTATACAGCAGAAGACCTGGACCGTGCCGGGAAAGTAGATGCGGACATCAACAACCTCCAGCTCAGGGACGCCCTTTCCCTCCTTTTAAAGGATAAGGCGCTGACTTTTTCTATTGTGGATGGAGTTGTCATCATTAAGAAAAAAGAGGCGGTAAAGGCTCCGGAAACGCCTTTACCGCCCGGAGACATCACCGGCAAGGTAACCAACGAAAAAGGGGAGCCTATACCGGGGGCTACCGTTATGGTGCTGGGTACCAAAAACGGTACGCTCACCAACTCCTCCGGCGTATTCACCCTGCGTACCGGCAACCAGGATGTGACACTAATGGTAACCGCCATTGGCTTTAAACGGCAGGCGGTGAAAGTGAAAGGAGATAATGCCTTACAGATCGTACTGGAACAGGAAGCCACCAAACTGGATGACGTGGTGATCTCCACGGGTCTGTTCAACCGCCGTAAAGAGAGCTTTACCGGCGCTGTGGCCACCTTTTCTTCTGAACAGCTGAAAACAGTTTCCAATCAGAATGTACTGAAAGCACTCGCTATACTCGATCCTTCCTTCCAGATCGTTGAAAACCTGAATGCGGGCTCCAATCCCAATCAGCTGCCCGATATACAGATGAGAGGCCAGACTGGCTTTCCCGACCTGAAGGGCGACTATACCACCAATCCTAACCTGCCGCTTTTCATCCTGGACGGTTTTCAGACCACGCTGGAGAAAGTGAATGACCTGAACATGAACCTTGTGCAGAGCATTACCCTGCTGAAAGACGCTTCTGCCAAAGCCATCTATGGTTCCAAGGCGGGCAACGGCGTAGTAGTTATAGAAACCAAACCGCCTACCGCTGGCAAGTTAAGGTTGTCTTACAATGGTAGTATGGACATTACCGCACCAGATCTGAGCAGCTATAAACTGACCAATTCCATGCAGAAGATCGATGCCGAAGTGCTGTCAGGTAAATACAGCTCTGCAGATCCTGCTACCCAGGCACAATTGCTGCGCGATTACAGTACAAACCTGCAGGCGGCGCTGGAAGGCGTGAATACCTACTGGCTGTCACAACCACTCCGTAACGGCATCGGCCAGCGCCATGCTGTAACCCTTGATGGTGGCGACGATGCACTCCGCTATTCCGCTAGCCTGAACTACAACAACGTAGCGGGTGTGATGAAAGGGTCCGACAGGAATACCATTTCCGGTATTATCAATCTCATCTACAGGAAGAAGAATTTCCAGTTCAGGAACAGCCTGACCATAGACCGCAACCGCTCTGACAACTCTCCCTATGGCAGCTTTACGCGCACAGCCATGCTGAACCCTTACTGGAGAATAACAGACAGCAACGGTAACTATATCAAAACATACAACAACGGCGCCGCGGGCAATCCCCTGTACGACGCTACACTCAATTCAAAAGATTTCACGACCTATACCAACATCATAGAGAATTTCTACACCGACTGGGATGTGGCTCGTAACCTGCGACTTACAGCCCGTGTGGGAATACAGGCGCAGAAGAATGACCTGGAGCAGTTCACTCCGGCCAATCATTCGTCCTATGCCAACGTGCTGCCCGGTACAGATGCTTACCTCGACCGCGGGGAATACAGCATCCGCAACGGGAAAATGAATAGCCTGAACGCCGACCTGCTGGCCAACTACTCCTTCCGTCTCAACAAACATCATTTCTTCCTCAACGGCGCTTATTCCGTTACACAGGATGTCACTACTGCCAATGGCATGACTATGGTAGGTTTCCCGAACGACAAGATAGACGATATCTCTTTCGGCTACCGCTATAAACCAGGTACAAAGGCGCTGGGAACAGAAAATACCAGCCGCTCCATTGCACTTACCTCTGCGTTGAACTACTCCTACGACGACCGCCTGCTGCTGGACCTCTCCTATCGCGGAAATGCCAGCTCACAGTTCGGCGCTGACAGTCGCTGGGGACTTTTCTGGTCGGCCGGTGCCGGCTGGAACCTGCACAGGGAAAAATTCATGCAGTCGCTCCGTTTTATCAATGTGCTGAAACTACGCGGTAGCGTCGGTACTACCGGTACGCAGAATTTCAACTCCTACCAGTCGCTCGCTACCTACAATTACATCACCGACAGGACCTACAACGGAGATATGGGCCTTGACCTCGCGGCACTGCCCAACCCTCATCTTCAATGGCAGCAGGTGCAGGACAACAACATCGGTGCAGACATCACCCTGTTCAACAGTCTCAGCCTGCGCTTCGATTATTACATCCGCGATACCAAGAACCTGCTGAGCGACATGATCGTGGCTCCTTCAGCAGGCTTTGATACTTATAAAGAGAACATCGGCGAATCCCGCAACAAAGGCTTCCAGCTGGGCGCCAGCCTCCGCGTATTTAGTCGTAGTGAAACGCGCACTTCCGTAAACGTCTTTGCCAATATTGCACAGAATACCAACCGCATACGGAAAGTGTCCAACTCACTTGTGCAGCTCAATAAAGAAGCGGATGAAGGTAAAGGAGATGTGACCACCGGCAACAACGACAGCCGCAAGCCTGCTACCCGCTTTGAACCAGGTCAGTCAATGACCGCTATCTGGGTAGTGCCTTCACTGGGTATTGACCCTGCAAACGGTAAGGAGATCTTCATGAAAAAAGACGGTTCACTGACCTATATATGGTCTGCCAGAGACTATATCGTAGGTGGCGACAGCAACCCGGAATACCAGGGCTCTTTTGGTGTAAATGTGCAGCATAGCGGCTTATCGGCCAACTTCGCGTTCACCTTCAGGACCGGCGGACAACAATATAATACCACACTCGTAAACAGGGTAGAAAATGCGGACTTCAATTACAACGTGGACATCCGCGCAGTGGAACAACGCTGGAAACAGCCGGGCGACAGGACCCTGTTCAAGGATATTGCCGACAAAACAGATACCAGGCCCAGTTCCCGTTTCGTACAGAACCTGCATGAACTGCTGTTCTCTTCTGTAAGCCTGGGATACGATTTCAGTCGCGTCAACTGGCTCAGGACTGCCAACATCAGCCGTGTATACCTGGCGCTGAATATGAACGACCTGGCCCGGATCAGTTCCGTAAAAACAGAAAGAGGGCTGGACTATCCTTTCGCAAGGACCATCTCTACTTCTTTACAGATCACCTTTTAA
- a CDS encoding RagB/SusD family nutrient uptake outer membrane protein, with product MKLRNILLLFFPVLLLTACNKFLDVKPKTQIDTDDAFRDEQGFMDALTGVYLKMNENTVYGKELSFGLTEVLSMQHSRFTSTFHEYYYAAQYNYTNAAIRSKIDGIWKGLYNAVANDNSLISHLNTTDQRMFRDVNYSIIRGEAYGLRAFLHFDLLRLFAPAPASAGGLTAKAIPYMDQLTVNALPRLTVQEITNRILADCAVAEAALKTTDPIVPGSTTPTTTTGYLRDRSYKFNYFAVKALQARVYLYIGDKEKARAAAEEVINTNAFAWINIPEISSGNKVFTSELIFALYKSDMDAFTTSYFTPSSTNVLTKTNSDEFLSIYETDADVRYTALTALENTSTNLRVSTKLAQPAGVSLSYLRKMPIMRISEMYYIAAEALKESNPEQAVAYLNTVRRARNVLVDLPATLNTEQIQEEIFKEYRKDLYCEGQLFFYYKRLNLPTIVYSSVKADNKVYVLPLPDNEVEYGNGN from the coding sequence ATGAAACTCAGAAATATATTACTGCTGTTCTTTCCGGTCCTGCTGCTCACGGCCTGCAATAAGTTCCTGGATGTAAAGCCAAAAACACAGATCGACACCGACGATGCTTTCAGGGATGAACAAGGCTTTATGGATGCACTGACAGGCGTGTACCTGAAGATGAATGAAAATACGGTATACGGAAAAGAACTCAGCTTCGGACTAACGGAAGTATTGTCCATGCAGCACAGCCGCTTTACCAGCACCTTTCATGAATACTATTATGCTGCGCAATACAATTATACCAATGCCGCTATCAGAAGCAAGATAGATGGTATCTGGAAGGGACTGTACAATGCTGTTGCCAACGACAATAGCCTGATCAGCCATCTTAATACCACCGATCAGAGAATGTTCAGGGATGTGAACTACAGTATTATCAGGGGTGAAGCCTATGGCCTGCGGGCATTCCTCCACTTCGACCTGCTGCGTCTGTTCGCTCCTGCGCCTGCTTCGGCGGGTGGCCTCACGGCAAAAGCGATTCCCTACATGGATCAGCTGACAGTAAACGCTTTACCCAGGCTCACCGTTCAGGAGATCACCAATCGCATACTGGCCGATTGCGCCGTAGCCGAAGCCGCATTGAAAACCACAGACCCGATCGTACCAGGCAGCACTACGCCGACCACGACCACCGGTTATCTGCGCGACCGCTCTTATAAATTCAACTACTTCGCCGTAAAAGCGCTGCAAGCAAGGGTTTATCTGTATATCGGCGACAAAGAAAAGGCACGCGCTGCAGCTGAAGAAGTGATCAATACCAACGCGTTTGCCTGGATAAATATTCCGGAGATCTCTTCCGGTAATAAAGTATTTACCTCAGAACTGATCTTCGCTCTGTACAAGTCAGATATGGACGCATTTACAACATCCTATTTCACACCTTCTTCTACCAATGTGCTGACAAAAACAAACAGCGACGAGTTCCTGAGCATTTATGAAACAGATGCCGATGTCAGGTACACGGCACTTACTGCGCTGGAAAACACCTCTACTAATCTGCGTGTATCTACCAAGCTGGCCCAGCCTGCAGGCGTAAGCCTAAGCTATCTCAGGAAAATGCCGATTATGCGCATTTCTGAAATGTACTACATCGCAGCGGAAGCACTGAAAGAAAGCAATCCCGAGCAGGCAGTGGCGTATCTCAATACTGTGAGAAGAGCCAGGAACGTACTGGTTGACCTGCCGGCAACACTTAACACAGAACAGATACAGGAAGAAATATTCAAAGAGTACAGAAAGGATCTCTATTGTGAAGGACAACTATTCTTTTACTACAAAAGACTGAACCTGCCCACCATCGTTTATTCCAGTGTAAAGGCCGACAATAAGGTATACGTATTACCGCTGCCTGACAATGAAGTGGAATATGGAAACGGCAATTAA
- a CDS encoding DUF4843 domain-containing protein, translating to MKTVHKITGLLVLLLFLLTACEKDISSYNNDPRVYFFERNTDLTQTRITFKSFSFLKLPMEVTKDTFLIRVKIMGDAAPYDRVVRGQAIPDSTTAQAGKHYDFIDGIIPADSITGYLPVVLYRTADIADSSVTLNIAIAPTKDFKPGVTEDDIFTLSWSDNVVKPSNWDGFISLSAYFGTYSTVKYRFIIATTGIEQFPLQQSGRVPPKDGEFTAAAMTDIKAMLKDALKAYNDGHDPDLTDEFGQLVTFP from the coding sequence ATGAAAACAGTTCATAAAATAACAGGTTTGCTGGTATTGCTGCTTTTTCTACTGACAGCATGTGAAAAGGATATTTCCTCTTACAATAACGATCCGCGGGTGTATTTCTTTGAAAGAAATACTGACCTTACGCAGACCCGTATCACTTTCAAATCTTTCTCCTTCCTGAAACTACCGATGGAAGTCACCAAAGATACCTTCCTGATCAGGGTGAAGATCATGGGGGACGCTGCTCCCTATGACCGTGTTGTACGCGGGCAGGCCATCCCTGACAGCACCACCGCCCAGGCAGGTAAGCATTATGATTTCATAGATGGCATTATACCGGCCGACTCCATCACCGGTTACCTTCCAGTCGTGTTATACCGTACTGCAGATATTGCTGACTCCTCCGTTACACTGAACATCGCCATCGCTCCTACCAAAGATTTCAAACCAGGTGTTACAGAAGACGATATCTTCACCCTCAGCTGGAGCGATAACGTGGTAAAGCCTTCCAACTGGGATGGGTTCATCAGCCTCTCTGCCTATTTCGGTACCTACAGCACTGTTAAATACCGTTTCATCATTGCCACCACCGGCATCGAGCAATTCCCTTTACAGCAAAGCGGAAGGGTGCCACCAAAAGATGGTGAATTCACCGCTGCAGCCATGACCGACATTAAAGCCATGCTGAAAGATGCACTGAAGGCATACAATGACGGCCATGATCCTGATCTCACCGACGAATTCGGACAACTGGTAACATTCCCCTGA
- a CDS encoding PKD-like family lipoprotein has protein sequence MKFISRYILPSLLLLLVLSACKKDLGDYDYTTVGMPVIDTAGIGNPYYIERYASLQIDPAIRYEGGDTKALRYQWLLYPNVTGSYSGTIAVKTISREKTLNVPVTEKVGEYRAELIVTDTTNQLKVNMIFTVVVSVGIEYGIMVLHTEQDSSDVDFITTANAVPVPGITPKHIRHMFSASTGSKIGGAPRFIAQERRSQTMQNWIMAGSAGHIARLSGSDFSLLREDKALFRRSDAVINPQAYMLLGNGYSALINAGRLHMYTTVYETDALFGASVPGDYELAPYLAMGSNYSIVAGVYDQKHGKFIHPASIVGSMIDFIAPPDTIQPPFDLRNIGKDMLYMDRGFNNYTHAFFKDKTGGGYWLYIINFNTSDNGNLAVSANDMSMLPDISAAKFFQASEQGYVDLYATDRKIYAYNYQGANTATLAFDGLPAGETITCMKIYKPNPSYNLSTVTGWILYVGTWDGQQGKVYELQLNALSGQIDATPLNVFEGFGKVADISSKARGSGTY, from the coding sequence ATGAAATTTATTTCCAGATATATACTCCCTTCCTTACTGCTCTTGCTGGTGCTGAGCGCCTGCAAGAAAGACCTGGGCGACTATGATTATACTACCGTGGGCATGCCTGTAATAGATACTGCCGGTATCGGTAATCCCTATTACATTGAACGCTATGCTTCCTTACAGATCGATCCCGCCATCCGTTACGAGGGGGGCGATACAAAGGCCTTACGCTACCAATGGTTGTTGTATCCGAATGTGACAGGCAGCTATAGTGGCACAATAGCAGTAAAGACAATATCGAGGGAAAAGACACTGAATGTGCCTGTTACCGAGAAAGTAGGTGAATATCGTGCAGAATTGATCGTAACAGATACCACCAACCAGTTGAAGGTAAATATGATCTTTACAGTGGTGGTGTCTGTAGGCATCGAATATGGCATCATGGTACTGCATACAGAGCAGGACTCTTCCGACGTGGATTTTATCACCACTGCGAATGCAGTGCCTGTTCCAGGTATTACGCCTAAACATATCCGGCATATGTTCTCAGCGTCTACCGGTAGCAAAATAGGCGGTGCACCACGTTTCATTGCACAGGAAAGACGCTCCCAGACCATGCAGAACTGGATCATGGCAGGTAGTGCGGGACATATCGCACGTTTGAGCGGTAGCGACTTCTCCCTGCTGAGAGAAGATAAAGCGCTCTTTCGCCGTAGTGATGCCGTGATCAATCCGCAGGCTTATATGCTGCTGGGAAATGGCTACAGTGCCCTGATCAATGCAGGCAGGTTACATATGTACACAACCGTCTATGAAACAGATGCATTGTTCGGTGCTTCCGTTCCGGGCGACTACGAACTGGCGCCTTACCTCGCAATGGGCTCCAACTACAGTATTGTAGCAGGCGTCTATGACCAGAAGCACGGAAAGTTCATTCACCCTGCTTCCATCGTGGGCTCCATGATAGACTTCATCGCCCCGCCGGATACCATACAACCGCCCTTCGACCTGCGTAATATCGGGAAGGATATGCTGTACATGGACCGCGGATTCAACAACTATACGCATGCCTTCTTCAAAGACAAGACGGGCGGCGGCTATTGGCTGTATATCATCAACTTCAATACTTCCGACAATGGCAATCTCGCTGTCAGTGCCAATGACATGAGTATGCTGCCTGACATCAGCGCTGCCAAGTTCTTCCAGGCCAGTGAACAGGGATATGTAGACCTCTATGCTACTGACCGGAAGATCTATGCATACAACTACCAGGGCGCCAATACAGCAACGCTGGCTTTTGACGGCCTGCCTGCAGGGGAGACTATCACCTGCATGAAGATCTATAAACCTAATCCCTCCTACAACCTGTCAACAGTTACAGGCTGGATATTGTATGTAGGCACCTGGGATGGTCAGCAAGGTAAGGTATACGAACTGCAGCTGAATGCACTCAGTGGTCAGATCGATGCTACACCACTTAACGTATTTGAAGGATTTGGAAAGGTGGCGGATATCAGCTCGAAAGCGAGAGGTTCAGGCACCTATTAA
- a CDS encoding TlpA disulfide reductase family protein — protein sequence MRKNFMMAATMILLLLTTCVSAQKGFRVSPQYPNAGDTVTISYNPDSTILKGLAPVTGTIYLFADFKWQADDLNMQMTDSGWAAKYVLPANSSIMVCNFSAAGQTDKGGKMTYAWMMTGDDHKIVPGAFPGWAFIRARSIHESVPDAVDTVAFIDDQLALQWMIWELRDHRESARKIFYNASTFMKNYYGRRADSSIREQIKYITGLPDVTEEELIAVSRAYNDLLHSKTSADSMNNIIMQQFPAGITARDKWIYRMFRESDKRDSLWQHFVQLFPPKKFRDVNTEMDRMYYQKVYRAVAYTPIIKRNDYSVMYKMIQDAPLISLTEFHRQVIMNPVEHNTVKPDSVLFYSQAIVDQLEKLSGEKQGAEARFLSPLAWKRYVLQYSSPAFFGHASLLHMTGDDKRALVYMEKAKAYHDPKRVGAEFNGLYTTLLEKNGKHAEAIQIIENSVRENKATPEMIDMLKKEYIAKHKSEAGFEAYFNNMKDPEQLKAQQEHLKSALIRQAAPSFKLEQMKGGYAELAKQKGKIVVLDFWATWCGPCKAALPGMQMAVDKYKNDDKVAFYFIATQEMKPNYREEIRAFVKEKNYNINVLYDAPNKRTGHLDDTYSKYAAAMHFSGIPQKMIIDGNGMVRWSSTGYMGSPSALVDEISYVIELLKKEN from the coding sequence ATGAGAAAGAATTTCATGATGGCAGCAACAATGATCCTGTTGCTGCTGACCACCTGCGTGTCTGCTCAAAAGGGATTCCGCGTTTCGCCTCAATATCCCAATGCCGGCGACACGGTCACCATCAGCTATAATCCCGACAGTACCATACTGAAGGGACTTGCCCCGGTAACAGGCACGATCTACCTGTTTGCCGACTTTAAATGGCAGGCAGATGACCTGAACATGCAAATGACGGACTCCGGTTGGGCAGCGAAATATGTATTGCCCGCCAACTCATCCATTATGGTTTGCAATTTCAGTGCTGCAGGCCAGACAGATAAAGGCGGTAAGATGACCTATGCCTGGATGATGACCGGCGATGACCATAAAATCGTACCAGGCGCTTTTCCCGGCTGGGCTTTCATACGCGCAAGGTCTATCCATGAAAGCGTTCCTGATGCTGTTGACACTGTAGCGTTCATCGATGATCAATTAGCCCTACAGTGGATGATATGGGAATTAAGAGATCATCGGGAGAGCGCCAGGAAGATCTTCTACAATGCATCCACATTCATGAAGAATTATTACGGACGCCGCGCTGATTCCTCCATCAGAGAGCAGATCAAATATATTACCGGCTTACCGGACGTGACGGAAGAGGAACTGATCGCTGTGTCCCGTGCCTATAATGATCTGCTGCATAGCAAAACCAGCGCCGACTCCATGAACAATATCATTATGCAGCAATTCCCTGCAGGCATCACCGCGAGGGATAAATGGATATACAGGATGTTCCGGGAATCCGACAAGAGGGACAGCCTCTGGCAGCACTTCGTACAGTTATTCCCGCCGAAGAAATTCAGGGATGTGAACACGGAGATGGACCGGATGTATTACCAGAAAGTGTACAGAGCGGTGGCCTATACGCCCATCATCAAACGTAATGACTACAGCGTCATGTATAAAATGATACAGGATGCGCCATTGATCTCCCTGACAGAGTTCCACCGCCAGGTGATCATGAACCCGGTTGAACATAATACCGTGAAACCGGACTCCGTTCTGTTCTACTCTCAGGCCATTGTTGATCAGCTGGAAAAATTATCCGGAGAGAAACAGGGCGCTGAGGCCCGGTTCCTTTCCCCGCTGGCCTGGAAGCGCTATGTACTGCAATATAGCAGCCCTGCCTTCTTCGGCCATGCCTCTCTCCTGCATATGACAGGCGATGACAAACGAGCCCTGGTATATATGGAAAAGGCGAAAGCATACCATGATCCTAAAAGGGTTGGCGCTGAATTCAACGGACTGTATACTACCTTGCTTGAAAAGAACGGTAAACATGCGGAAGCTATACAGATCATCGAAAACAGTGTACGTGAGAACAAGGCGACCCCGGAAATGATCGATATGCTGAAAAAAGAGTATATCGCCAAGCATAAAAGCGAGGCAGGTTTTGAGGCATACTTCAATAATATGAAGGATCCGGAGCAACTGAAAGCGCAACAGGAACACCTGAAATCAGCCCTCATCAGGCAGGCCGCGCCTTCCTTCAAACTGGAACAAATGAAAGGCGGATATGCTGAACTGGCAAAACAGAAAGGTAAAATTGTGGTACTCGACTTCTGGGCTACATGGTGCGGACCTTGTAAGGCAGCGCTGCCGGGTATGCAGATGGCGGTGGACAAGTATAAGAACGATGACAAAGTTGCCTTCTACTTTATTGCCACCCAGGAGATGAAACCTAACTACCGTGAAGAGATCAGGGCTTTTGTCAAAGAAAAGAACTACAATATCAATGTGCTCTATGATGCGCCTAACAAAAGGACCGGTCATCTGGACGACACTTATTCCAAATATGCTGCCGCCATGCACTTCTCCGGTATTCCGCAGAAGATGATCATCGACGGGAACGGGATGGTAAGATGGAGCTCCACCGGCTATATGGGAAGCCCCAGCGCATTGGTTGATGAGATATCTTATGTGATTGAATTGCTGAAAAAAGAGAATTGA